A DNA window from Ornithobacterium rhinotracheale DSM 15997 contains the following coding sequences:
- a CDS encoding thymidylate synthase, with protein sequence MNKYHKTLEKILRKGKTQRNKKGEIRYLLDEQLKLKPADLLEIFEGHGIARMKLKNELELFQKGERLTEKYREKGINWWDYCRPILVNSYPTYFERLPRLIEQINREKRSSKNYVLFLGETGAESNQQPCLSLVQFQIDKGKLVVSAYQRSSDANLGLPADIYHLYLISRQIDLPLKSITLNIGNVHIYENNLEKTKSLLKGDKVKFELNV encoded by the coding sequence ATGAATAAATATCATAAAACACTAGAAAAAATCCTCAGAAAAGGAAAAACGCAACGAAATAAAAAAGGCGAAATTCGTTATTTGTTAGATGAACAATTGAAACTCAAGCCAGCTGATTTGCTTGAAATTTTTGAGGGGCACGGCATCGCCAGAATGAAGCTCAAAAATGAATTAGAACTTTTCCAAAAAGGCGAAAGGCTAACGGAAAAATACCGAGAAAAAGGCATTAACTGGTGGGATTATTGCAGACCGATACTGGTAAACTCTTATCCAACTTATTTTGAGCGTTTGCCGCGCTTAATTGAGCAAATTAATAGAGAAAAGCGGAGCAGCAAGAATTATGTGCTATTTCTTGGCGAAACAGGCGCAGAGAGCAATCAGCAACCTTGCCTTTCGTTGGTGCAATTCCAGATAGATAAAGGCAAGTTAGTGGTCTCGGCTTACCAGCGTTCAAGTGATGCGAATTTAGGTTTACCCGCCGATATTTATCACTTGTATTTGATTAGCCGTCAAATTGATTTACCGTTGAAGTCTATCACACTCAATATTGGCAATGTCCATATTTACGAGAACAATTTGGAGAAAACCAAGAGTCTACTAAAAGGTGATAAAGTGAAATTTGAGCTAAATGTGTAA
- a CDS encoding DNA methyltransferase, whose protein sequence is MKRKQFKSAPLPFQGQKRNFVKHFKEALKGFPSNAIYVDLFGGSGLLSHTVKCVHPEAKVVYNDFDNFQKRLKAIPETNKILEELRALNLKTPRGKIIQGEEKEKVLEVLKRADKRGFVDWITLSGSLKFSMNYGLKLEDFTNDTLYNTIRKTNFDEASDYLAGIEVVSEDYRHLFQKYKDLDNVVFLADPPYLSTDTATYANDKYWKLTDYLEVLETLQGSNFFYFTSNKSQVVELCQWLGTRTNESLNPFKDATCTAMTNCPTHKTSYQDIMYHYKK, encoded by the coding sequence ATGAAACGAAAACAATTTAAAAGTGCGCCCTTACCATTTCAAGGGCAAAAGAGAAATTTTGTAAAACATTTTAAAGAGGCTTTAAAAGGCTTTCCGAGTAATGCCATTTATGTGGATTTGTTCGGTGGTTCTGGCTTGCTTAGCCACACCGTGAAGTGTGTACACCCAGAGGCTAAGGTAGTTTATAACGATTTTGATAACTTTCAAAAACGTTTAAAAGCCATTCCAGAAACGAATAAAATTTTAGAGGAATTGAGGGCTTTAAACCTTAAAACACCAAGAGGTAAGATAATTCAAGGAGAAGAAAAAGAGAAAGTGCTAGAAGTGCTGAAAAGAGCCGATAAGCGCGGTTTTGTGGATTGGATTACGCTTTCTGGAAGTTTAAAATTTTCAATGAATTATGGGCTCAAACTTGAAGATTTTACTAATGACACTCTATATAACACTATCCGAAAAACCAATTTTGACGAGGCAAGCGATTACCTCGCAGGCATTGAAGTGGTAAGCGAGGATTACCGCCATTTGTTCCAGAAGTATAAAGATTTGGACAATGTGGTATTCTTGGCTGATCCGCCTTATTTAAGTACCGATACCGCCACTTATGCCAACGATAAGTATTGGAAACTCACAGATTATCTGGAAGTATTGGAAACCTTGCAAGGTTCTAACTTCTTTTATTTTACCAGCAATAAAAGTCAAGTGGTGGAGCTTTGCCAGTGGCTTGGAACTCGTACGAACGAGAGTTTAAATCCTTTTAAAGACGCGACTTGTACGGCGATGACCAATTGCCCTACGCATAAAACTTCGTATCAAGACATAATGTATCACTATAAAAAATAA
- a CDS encoding TetR/AcrR family transcriptional regulator codes for MEMKEKVLNKAKELFCQFGYKTITMDEVANQLSVSKKILYEIYDSKSKLVEEVVGSLQKDIDREIENSFDKRYNAIEQIYATISQVEKVFGVLNSRKLNWELQKYYPKIRQSLDINVMERMKKYLYRNIQQGIAEGLYRPEIDMQFMFYFFWGITQNKWGEEIYPEHKFDFKEVEKKHMEYVLRIMATPKGVAVLEKIINPEK; via the coding sequence ATGGAAATGAAAGAGAAAGTGCTGAATAAAGCCAAGGAATTGTTCTGTCAGTTTGGTTATAAGACCATTACGATGGACGAGGTGGCAAATCAGCTGAGCGTTTCGAAAAAAATACTTTACGAAATCTACGATTCCAAAAGTAAATTGGTAGAGGAAGTGGTGGGGAGTTTGCAAAAGGACATTGATAGGGAAATCGAAAACAGTTTTGATAAACGATACAATGCCATTGAGCAGATTTATGCGACCATCAGTCAAGTCGAGAAAGTTTTTGGCGTGTTGAATTCAAGAAAGTTGAATTGGGAATTGCAAAAATATTATCCCAAAATTCGTCAGTCGCTAGACATAAATGTAATGGAGCGAATGAAAAAGTACTTGTATCGAAACATTCAGCAGGGAATTGCCGAGGGGCTCTATCGCCCAGAGATTGATATGCAATTTATGTTCTATTTCTTTTGGGGGATTACTCAAAACAAATGGGGCGAGGAGATTTACCCAGAACATAAATTTGATTTTAAAGAAGTAGAGAAAAAACACATGGAGTATGTACTCAGAATCATGGCGACTCCAAAGGGTGTTGCAGTGCTCGAAAAAATAATTAATCCAGAAAAATAA
- a CDS encoding rolling circle replication-associated protein — protein sequence MRQYQEVNNYYLCEKVQLRPTSLLHYSYVMDLRNYEVGHTPTLRQNLNKEKTELDELNALDDISEFGSIVKYAEKCVELYKEKQQEVYNEKGHVLKDLGTLSDTQVRNIKKYAILFADATKSNKDKYLSFVTLTLPSAQKHHDRVLRKILAKYLDHLKKVYGLKNYLWKAETQKNGNIHFHVLIDTQIPREDIQRIWNQYINKYGYVDRYSEKMNRLTAKEYMAKYSKNYKSEKDCILAYQRNKKMGWSNPPSTKIETPKSKRNIVAYVVKYLLKQEENKRPVIGAVWGASNKVKKLNYLNFEVSSYLEELNHLRGKLEYVPTAIQFVELYKGKVYQMIRKGYKKLNEHLKIYNKAIRQLLDTDLSINLDQLIQLIYEKQYTELANN from the coding sequence ATGCGACAATATCAAGAGGTTAATAATTATTATTTGTGTGAAAAGGTTCAGCTTAGACCTACTAGCCTATTGCATTATAGTTATGTGATGGATTTACGAAATTATGAAGTAGGCCATACTCCTACTTTACGCCAAAATCTAAACAAGGAAAAAACAGAATTAGATGAGTTAAACGCACTAGATGATATTTCAGAGTTTGGTTCAATTGTTAAATATGCTGAAAAGTGTGTTGAGTTGTATAAGGAGAAACAACAAGAAGTGTATAATGAGAAAGGGCATGTTTTAAAGGATTTAGGAACGCTCTCGGATACTCAAGTAAGGAATATAAAGAAGTATGCTATTTTATTTGCTGACGCAACGAAATCAAACAAGGACAAATATTTATCTTTTGTAACCTTGACCTTGCCCAGTGCCCAAAAGCACCATGATAGAGTGTTGCGTAAAATACTTGCTAAGTATCTTGACCATTTAAAAAAGGTCTATGGTTTAAAAAATTATCTCTGGAAAGCGGAGACGCAGAAGAATGGAAATATTCATTTTCATGTTTTGATTGATACGCAAATCCCTCGTGAGGATATTCAGCGCATATGGAACCAGTATATAAATAAATATGGTTATGTTGATAGATATTCTGAAAAGATGAACCGCTTAACGGCTAAAGAATATATGGCTAAGTATTCAAAAAATTATAAATCAGAAAAAGACTGCATACTAGCTTACCAGCGTAATAAAAAAATGGGTTGGAGCAATCCCCCAAGTACTAAAATTGAAACGCCAAAGAGTAAACGAAATATAGTTGCGTATGTGGTGAAATATCTATTAAAGCAAGAAGAAAATAAACGCCCAGTAATTGGTGCGGTGTGGGGCGCATCAAATAAGGTAAAAAAACTCAATTATTTAAATTTTGAAGTTAGCAGTTATTTAGAGGAGTTAAACCACTTGCGGGGAAAATTGGAGTATGTGCCTACTGCTATTCAATTTGTAGAGTTGTATAAAGGTAAAGTATATCAGATGATCCGCAAGGGATATAAAAAATTAAACGAGCATTTAAAAATTTATAATAAAGCCATAAGACAGTTATTAGATACCGATTTGAGTATAAATTTAGACCAGTTAATCCAATTAATTTATGAAAAACAATACACAGAACTTGCAAATAATTAG
- a CDS encoding N-acetylmuramoyl-L-alanine amidase, with protein sequence MIEINTKVYPSAGHWDKDSGAVANGYIERDEMDKLRNMIVARLKAKGHAYNTDDNSESNRVYQGRIRKELRTGDVVMDLHLNAGRPEATGVEVYISQNAGTDSKKLAKEAVDGLAKIMGIANRGVKTDNQGQHSRIGILNLRGTAVLIEFAFITNKSDMAKYKANVGKIADFLTELLIKYDRNEKSLL encoded by the coding sequence ATGATAGAGATTAATACCAAAGTTTACCCCAGTGCAGGGCACTGGGATAAAGACAGCGGAGCCGTCGCCAATGGCTACATTGAGCGCGATGAAATGGACAAGCTCCGCAATATGATCGTAGCAAGGCTTAAAGCTAAAGGGCACGCTTATAATACCGATGATAATTCAGAGAGTAACCGCGTGTATCAAGGGCGTATCCGCAAGGAACTGCGCACGGGTGATGTGGTGATGGACTTGCATCTAAACGCTGGACGCCCCGAAGCCACAGGCGTGGAAGTTTACATAAGCCAAAACGCGGGTACAGATAGTAAAAAATTAGCCAAAGAAGCTGTGGACGGCTTGGCTAAAATCATGGGGATAGCCAACAGAGGCGTAAAAACCGACAACCAAGGTCAGCACAGCCGAATTGGCATTTTAAACCTCCGAGGCACCGCCGTACTGATTGAATTTGCTTTTATCACAAACAAAAGCGATATGGCTAAATACAAAGCCAATGTGGGCAAAATCGCCGACTTTTTAACCGAGTTATTAATTAAATACGATAGGAATGAAAAAAGCCTTTTATAG
- the accD gene encoding acetyl-CoA carboxylase, carboxyltransferase subunit beta: MAWFRRTKKNIQTTTEEKKDTPKGLWYKTPTGKVIETEELERNDYVSPEDDFHVRIGSQQYFEILFDDKKFKELDKNLSSKDPLGWEDTQKYTDRVKSTRKKTGLTDSLRTAYGDINGRKVVVSAMDFVFIGGSLGSVMGEKIVRAIDYAIKNNTAFVLICKSGGARMMEAAHSLMQMAKVEAKLVQLSEAKLPYITILTDPTFGGITASFGMMGDVTIAEPGALIGFAGPRVIKETIGKDLPEGFQTSEFLLEKGFVDLIVHRQSLKTRLTQLLDLMMEK; this comes from the coding sequence ATGGCTTGGTTCAGACGAACAAAGAAAAATATACAAACCACTACCGAGGAGAAAAAAGACACACCAAAAGGCTTGTGGTACAAAACACCCACAGGGAAAGTAATCGAAACCGAGGAATTGGAGCGTAACGATTATGTGAGCCCCGAGGACGACTTCCATGTGCGTATAGGTTCGCAACAATATTTTGAGATCTTATTCGATGATAAAAAATTCAAAGAATTAGATAAAAATCTCTCAAGCAAAGACCCGCTTGGGTGGGAAGATACCCAAAAATACACCGATAGAGTAAAATCTACTCGCAAGAAAACAGGGCTCACCGATTCGCTTCGTACGGCTTATGGCGACATCAATGGGCGAAAAGTGGTAGTGAGTGCCATGGATTTTGTGTTCATTGGCGGTTCGCTTGGTTCAGTAATGGGTGAGAAAATCGTGCGTGCTATTGATTACGCTATTAAAAATAACACCGCTTTCGTATTGATTTGTAAATCGGGCGGGGCGCGTATGATGGAGGCAGCGCACTCGTTGATGCAGATGGCAAAAGTGGAGGCGAAGCTTGTGCAACTTTCAGAAGCCAAATTACCTTATATTACGATTTTAACGGATCCTACCTTTGGTGGAATCACGGCTTCGTTTGGTATGATGGGAGATGTAACTATCGCAGAGCCAGGTGCGTTGATTGGTTTTGCAGGTCCGCGTGTAATCAAAGAAACGATTGGTAAAGATTTGCCAGAAGGATTTCAGACTTCGGAATTTTTACTCGAAAAAGGCTTTGTGGATTTAATCGTTCATAGACAAAGTTTGAAAACACGACTTACCCAACTCTTAGATTTAATGATGGAAAAATAA
- the fbaA gene encoding class II fructose-bisphosphate aldolase, protein MSRKFPAGVATGDLVQEIFADAKKNGYALPAVNVIGSDTINAVMETAADLNSPVIIQFSNGGAIFNAGKGLSNENQRAAILGAVAGAKHVHQLAEAYGATVILHTDHCAKKLLPWVDGLIEESEKHFKETGKPLFSSHMLDFSEEPLEENLDLSVERFKRMAKMGMTLEIELGITGGEEDGVDNTDVDDSKLYTQPEEVLYAYDRLKEVSDRFTIAAAFGNVHGVYKPGNVKLTPKILEKSQKFIEKERHTGEKPVDFVFHGGSGSDLKDIREAIGYGVVKMNIDTDQQYAFMTGIRDYFKKNEAYLQSQIGNPEGPDSPNKKKYDPRVWLREGEKTFIARLKQAFEDLNNVNTLG, encoded by the coding sequence ATGAGTAGAAAATTTCCTGCCGGTGTAGCCACTGGAGACCTAGTACAAGAAATCTTTGCCGATGCCAAAAAGAACGGATACGCTTTACCAGCGGTAAATGTTATTGGCTCTGATACTATAAATGCTGTGATGGAAACAGCAGCAGATCTTAACTCACCTGTGATTATCCAATTCTCTAACGGAGGGGCAATTTTTAACGCAGGTAAAGGATTGTCAAACGAAAATCAACGCGCAGCAATCTTAGGTGCAGTAGCAGGTGCAAAACATGTTCACCAATTGGCAGAAGCTTATGGTGCAACTGTGATTTTGCATACAGACCACTGTGCTAAAAAATTACTTCCTTGGGTAGATGGGCTTATCGAAGAAAGTGAAAAGCACTTTAAAGAAACAGGAAAGCCATTATTTAGCTCTCACATGCTAGATTTCTCTGAGGAGCCACTAGAAGAAAACTTAGACCTTTCTGTAGAAAGATTTAAGCGTATGGCTAAAATGGGAATGACTTTAGAAATTGAGTTAGGAATCACCGGGGGAGAAGAAGATGGCGTAGACAATACAGATGTAGATGATTCTAAATTATACACTCAGCCAGAAGAAGTGTTGTATGCTTACGATCGTTTAAAAGAAGTTTCAGATCGTTTTACTATCGCGGCAGCGTTTGGTAATGTTCACGGAGTGTACAAGCCAGGTAATGTAAAATTAACTCCCAAAATCCTAGAAAAGTCTCAAAAATTCATCGAAAAAGAAAGACACACTGGTGAAAAACCAGTAGATTTCGTATTCCACGGAGGTTCAGGATCAGACTTGAAAGACATTAGAGAAGCAATCGGATATGGTGTAGTGAAAATGAACATCGATACCGATCAGCAATATGCTTTCATGACTGGAATCAGAGATTACTTCAAAAAGAACGAAGCATATCTTCAATCTCAAATCGGTAACCCAGAAGGTCCAGATTCACCAAACAAGAAAAAATACGATCCACGCGTTTGGTTGAGAGAAGGAGAAAAAACTTTCATAGCAAGATTGAAACAAGCTTTCGAAGACTTAAACAACGTGAACACTTTAGGGTAA